Proteins from a single region of Salinibacter grassmerensis:
- a CDS encoding C25 family cysteine peptidase has protein sequence MPVLPDRGDLALFSALVMVDLRGFVWWVGWGLLFLVPVAATGQTSDGFDSEWYDPEAPHLQISVTTDGVYRVSASALTEALPDGTRLADISPKTIRLLENGEEIPIQIEGAADGTIDPSDTITFVGRRNRGADELWAYDGEASAQSSTHRSLYSDTTHYWMTWGGSDGRRYAQAAPGASAVTQALRDTARIERDETYYFGRPSSTGNPLYTESEGYYWRQFRHNDTSPRSATYTLPVGRRADTDASLDLRVRVDAASSSCHRVEVEGRLRQPGGSRAFESLKTAEWKNLARRTIEASVAQDRVPDGGLELRLTSYNDGFSGDLNCPPPSDTPNYVLFDWAEAAYTRVLTAQGDEQRFVVPTPDARTVALTGHTGDSVRVYSPVDARRYEVPIEEDTTFVRANPLAAPAPHWAVGADGYRTPAAIQTDASSNWSTPDAHAADYLLLTTEALRPAAEQLADYRRAHDGYEVEVALVQNVFDEFDYGRPTPIAIRRFVRSTQAWATAPEFLAIFADAQYPIRDGSVDTLYPKWSVPSFGYAPSDGWFAMQGDGPDDWSELLAVGRIPVRSVAQGELFVDKIQTYEAAPLERWQKRMLLLAGGTDEGEQEDLQDWSNWWGEIAAGTAADTRGYTGPVHTGADTLQYYKRANDPLDASFQDSLAVDLERGAGWLNYFGHSAAQTWEIVTDPPAEFDNAGRLPVVVSLGCRTGSFAGGRFEEKSAPSLGEQLVVGSVRPDGTPRDGGLNGGIAHFGESALGNLVPSARLNDALVRRVFVDTMRVLGEAIRSAKAEIDADFGSSDFYVKHLLQYGLIGDPATNLALPAKPDLHVSPDLIATEPTAPVPSDELTTTVRVQNRGLIPADSVGTRLTWEQPDGGTTRRTRRLDRFALERTLSFSDSLDERAIGTNTFRVTADPSNEYKEANETNNTAERSQVVFDAGVSLLAPRDYGTVEAEQPSLEFIVSGPAIDRGAVVLQLDTVPDFSSSARREVRRAVDGLRGTWRPSGLSADETYYWRARLADTDAEAWRTSRFTVEPEESNSSWLQRERFFAANTNTRLQRTDRSWKFEEYARNVLVFSERGQGSRTDGFIVDGTSDYEYLKFGFGVLVVDGLTGEVQGNESFPTYDLPTQWENYLKERGEFIGDQQEAIDALSTFLDQVPERGDYIFVRTRHLARQSNASIPQEVKSLFQNLGSSAIDTLTYNHVWALKTRKGESGETVERVSPPSEAGEVNEVTIESEPDFPHASGVTLSPRIGPASEWGMVQWDGAVSDAADALEIDVLAADSTVLIDNLTGPSGGQSLGAIDAAAHPYLYLRATLSDTTARTAPQLDRWGVSYTGVPELVLDPSGPATLPDTVRQGERATAALPIVNLGPVESRPVRVRASLEDASNAATTVLTDTLPALPPNGGRDTSTLAVSSAEFPGDNVLRAEAATDGPPERLPSNNTVVRNLYVQADEEGPSLRVLANGRKLPPTSGDVTRLQAPELPFVSTEPTLEVLVRDDNPYLALDDTSYVDVYLKGGLPSRGPGLESDFRRISFAEDALTFVPPDSGTTDPLRLQFSPKLSPRDSTYTLKVEAQDTRGNAVEPYQGSFRVQQEQVIRDVYPYPNPMNTHTTFAFRVEGGRNEALRDFSLRIYTLSGRLVRQLEDRHLDSPLRVGWNTLRWNGRDEDGDRVATGVYLYRVNIEGSETTFRGDVEKISVIR, from the coding sequence GTGCCCGTGCTGCCTGATCGGGGCGACCTCGCTCTTTTTTCTGCTCTCGTCATGGTCGACCTCCGTGGTTTCGTGTGGTGGGTGGGGTGGGGCCTCCTGTTTCTGGTGCCCGTGGCGGCCACCGGGCAGACGAGCGACGGCTTTGATTCTGAGTGGTACGACCCGGAAGCGCCCCATCTCCAAATTAGCGTCACCACCGACGGGGTGTACCGCGTGTCGGCCAGTGCACTGACGGAGGCGCTGCCGGACGGGACGAGGCTGGCCGACATCTCCCCGAAAACCATCCGGCTCCTTGAGAACGGCGAGGAGATTCCGATCCAGATTGAGGGAGCGGCGGACGGGACGATCGACCCGTCGGACACAATCACGTTCGTGGGGCGCCGCAACCGGGGGGCGGATGAGCTCTGGGCCTACGACGGAGAGGCCTCGGCACAGAGCAGCACCCACCGTAGCCTCTACAGCGACACGACCCACTACTGGATGACGTGGGGCGGGAGCGACGGGCGCCGGTACGCGCAGGCGGCACCGGGCGCGTCTGCCGTAACGCAGGCCCTTCGCGACACGGCGCGCATCGAGCGGGACGAGACGTATTACTTCGGGCGCCCGAGCAGCACCGGCAATCCCCTCTACACCGAGTCGGAAGGGTACTACTGGCGCCAGTTTCGGCACAACGACACGTCGCCCCGGTCGGCCACCTACACGCTCCCGGTGGGGCGGCGTGCGGACACGGACGCGTCGCTTGACCTGCGGGTGCGGGTCGACGCCGCCTCCAGTTCGTGCCACCGTGTGGAGGTAGAGGGACGGCTCCGGCAGCCGGGCGGGTCGCGCGCCTTTGAGTCGCTCAAGACCGCGGAGTGGAAGAACCTCGCCCGGCGAACGATCGAGGCGTCCGTCGCGCAGGACCGCGTCCCCGACGGGGGACTAGAGCTGCGCCTGACCTCCTACAACGACGGGTTTTCGGGCGATCTAAACTGTCCCCCTCCGTCCGACACCCCCAACTATGTGCTGTTCGACTGGGCGGAGGCGGCCTACACGCGTGTCCTCACGGCCCAGGGCGACGAGCAGCGCTTCGTGGTTCCGACACCCGACGCCCGAACTGTTGCCCTGACGGGACATACGGGCGACTCGGTGCGCGTGTACAGCCCCGTCGACGCCCGTCGGTACGAGGTGCCCATCGAGGAAGATACCACGTTTGTGAGAGCGAACCCGTTGGCGGCGCCGGCGCCACACTGGGCCGTGGGGGCGGACGGGTACAGGACGCCCGCCGCTATCCAGACGGACGCGTCCAGCAATTGGTCAACCCCCGACGCCCACGCGGCCGACTACCTCCTGCTTACCACCGAGGCCCTTCGTCCCGCCGCCGAGCAGCTGGCCGACTACCGCCGGGCGCACGACGGCTATGAGGTGGAGGTGGCCCTCGTCCAGAACGTCTTCGATGAGTTCGACTATGGGCGTCCCACCCCCATCGCCATCCGGCGCTTCGTGCGGTCTACGCAGGCGTGGGCCACCGCTCCTGAGTTTCTCGCCATCTTTGCCGACGCGCAGTATCCCATCCGCGACGGCTCGGTCGACACGCTTTATCCGAAGTGGAGCGTGCCGTCGTTCGGCTACGCCCCCTCCGACGGCTGGTTTGCCATGCAGGGCGACGGCCCCGACGACTGGTCGGAGCTTCTCGCCGTGGGGCGCATCCCGGTTCGGTCCGTGGCGCAGGGCGAGCTCTTCGTCGACAAGATCCAGACTTACGAGGCGGCGCCCCTGGAGCGGTGGCAGAAGCGCATGCTCCTCCTTGCGGGGGGCACCGACGAGGGGGAGCAGGAGGACCTACAGGATTGGTCGAACTGGTGGGGGGAAATCGCGGCGGGCACGGCGGCGGATACTCGCGGGTACACGGGCCCTGTGCATACGGGGGCGGACACCCTTCAGTACTACAAGCGCGCGAACGATCCCCTCGACGCCAGTTTCCAGGACTCCCTGGCCGTCGACTTGGAGCGGGGCGCCGGGTGGCTCAACTACTTTGGCCACTCCGCCGCCCAGACCTGGGAGATCGTGACGGACCCGCCCGCGGAGTTTGACAACGCCGGGCGACTGCCGGTCGTCGTGTCCCTCGGCTGTCGCACCGGCTCGTTTGCCGGGGGGCGCTTTGAGGAGAAGAGCGCGCCGTCGCTGGGGGAGCAGCTCGTCGTAGGGTCCGTGCGGCCCGACGGCACCCCGCGCGACGGGGGGCTCAACGGCGGCATCGCCCACTTTGGGGAATCGGCCCTCGGCAACCTCGTCCCCTCGGCCCGGCTCAACGACGCCCTCGTGCGGCGCGTCTTCGTCGACACGATGCGCGTGCTCGGTGAGGCCATCCGGTCGGCCAAGGCGGAGATCGACGCCGATTTTGGCAGCAGCGACTTCTACGTGAAGCACCTCCTGCAGTACGGGTTGATCGGAGACCCGGCTACGAACCTGGCCCTGCCCGCCAAGCCCGACCTGCACGTGTCGCCGGACCTCATCGCGACGGAGCCCACGGCCCCGGTGCCCTCCGACGAGCTCACCACCACGGTTCGGGTGCAGAATCGCGGCCTCATTCCCGCCGACAGTGTTGGCACCCGCCTAACCTGGGAGCAACCGGACGGGGGCACGACCCGCCGCACGCGCCGCCTCGACCGGTTTGCGCTCGAGCGGACGCTCTCGTTCTCGGACTCCCTAGACGAGCGCGCCATCGGCACCAATACGTTCCGCGTCACGGCCGATCCGTCGAACGAGTATAAGGAGGCGAACGAGACGAACAACACGGCTGAGCGGAGCCAGGTGGTGTTCGACGCGGGCGTCTCGCTCCTCGCCCCGAGAGACTACGGGACGGTGGAGGCTGAGCAGCCGTCACTGGAGTTTATCGTGTCCGGCCCGGCGATCGACCGGGGGGCGGTCGTCCTCCAGCTCGACACGGTGCCCGACTTCTCGTCGTCGGCCCGGCGGGAAGTGCGGCGTGCGGTGGACGGGCTGCGCGGTACGTGGAGGCCGTCCGGCCTGTCCGCCGACGAAACCTACTACTGGCGCGCCCGACTGGCCGACACTGACGCGGAGGCGTGGCGCACGTCTCGATTTACCGTGGAACCCGAGGAGAGCAACAGCTCCTGGCTCCAGCGAGAGCGGTTCTTCGCGGCGAACACAAACACCCGGCTTCAACGCACAGATCGATCGTGGAAATTTGAGGAGTACGCCCGAAATGTGCTGGTCTTCTCCGAACGAGGACAGGGCTCCAGGACAGATGGATTCATCGTGGACGGGACCTCTGACTACGAGTATCTGAAGTTCGGATTCGGAGTGCTTGTCGTAGACGGTCTCACGGGAGAGGTACAGGGGAACGAGTCGTTCCCGACTTATGATCTTCCGACGCAGTGGGAGAACTATCTAAAAGAGAGAGGAGAATTTATCGGCGATCAGCAAGAGGCGATCGATGCGCTCTCGACCTTCCTCGACCAAGTACCCGAACGAGGGGACTACATATTCGTCCGCACCCGACACCTTGCTCGGCAGAGCAACGCATCGATTCCGCAAGAGGTAAAGTCCCTCTTCCAAAACTTGGGGTCGTCGGCCATCGACACACTCACGTACAACCACGTCTGGGCATTGAAGACCCGGAAGGGAGAATCGGGCGAAACCGTCGAACGGGTCTCTCCACCCTCGGAGGCGGGTGAGGTGAATGAGGTTACGATCGAATCAGAACCGGACTTCCCACATGCTTCTGGGGTCACTCTCTCCCCCCGGATCGGTCCCGCCAGCGAATGGGGAATGGTTCAGTGGGACGGGGCAGTCTCAGACGCGGCGGACGCACTTGAGATCGACGTGCTCGCCGCGGATTCGACCGTTCTCATCGACAATCTCACCGGGCCGTCGGGGGGGCAGTCCCTCGGGGCGATTGACGCGGCGGCGCACCCCTACCTGTACCTCCGCGCCACGCTGTCGGACACGACGGCCCGGACTGCCCCACAGCTCGACCGATGGGGGGTGTCGTACACGGGTGTTCCCGAACTCGTGCTAGACCCATCCGGCCCGGCCACACTGCCCGATACGGTTCGGCAGGGCGAGCGCGCCACGGCCGCCCTTCCCATCGTCAACCTCGGGCCCGTGGAAAGCCGTCCCGTCCGCGTCCGTGCGTCCCTAGAGGACGCCTCGAATGCAGCTACGACCGTGCTCACCGATACCCTTCCGGCCCTCCCTCCAAACGGGGGCCGAGACACGAGCACCCTCGCCGTGTCGAGCGCAGAATTCCCAGGCGACAATGTGCTCCGGGCCGAGGCCGCGACGGACGGGCCGCCGGAGCGCCTGCCGAGCAACAACACCGTGGTCCGAAACCTCTACGTGCAAGCGGACGAGGAGGGGCCGTCCCTCCGCGTACTTGCCAACGGACGGAAACTCCCGCCGACCTCCGGCGACGTGACCAGGCTTCAGGCCCCCGAGTTGCCGTTTGTCTCTACGGAGCCGACGCTTGAGGTTCTCGTGCGCGACGATAATCCCTACCTTGCCCTCGACGACACGAGCTACGTCGACGTATATCTGAAGGGTGGGCTTCCCAGTCGCGGGCCAGGCTTGGAGAGCGACTTCCGCCGAATTTCCTTTGCCGAAGACGCCCTGACGTTCGTGCCGCCGGACTCCGGCACGACCGACCCGCTCCGGCTCCAGTTCTCTCCCAAACTGTCCCCGCGGGACTCGACGTATACTCTGAAGGTAGAGGCCCAGGACACACGCGGCAATGCCGTGGAGCCCTACCAGGGCAGTTTCCGCGTGCAGCAGGAGCAGGTGATTCGGGACGTGTACCCCTACCCGAACCCGATGAACACCCACACAACGTTTGCTTTCCGGGTGGAGGGAGGACGGAATGAGGCACTTCGTGATTTTTCTCTACGCATTTACACTCTGTCCGGCCGCCTCGTGCGCCAACTGGAGGACCGCCACCTCGACAGTCCCCTGCGCGTTGGGTGGAATACGCTGCGCTGGAACGGGCGGGACGAGGACGGAGATCGGGTGGCAACCGGCGTGTACCTCTATCGGGTCAACATCGAAGGATCCGAGACGACCTTCCGGGGCGACGTCGAAAAAATCAGCGTGATCCGGTGA
- a CDS encoding glycosyltransferase family 2 protein, with amino-acid sequence MRDNRDGSAESRPDVLSSASEAVVLCTRNRPEALARTLGSVAEQRRAHDRPVVVVDGSEPDEARRTAHVVRHGFGRELPFYYHRYTEAPAGARQRNAGVDLLPATIRAVHFIDDDVTLRPGYFEGLCEVLNQRRHLLGVGGIIAEAEDTSPRPRVTWKHRLFLLRTNHPSRVLPSGQTTPAWPTGKKDVQPAAWLSTCASSYRAEVFDRHRFDPAVEGPSPRLEDLDFSVRVARDGPLAVVPEARCVHRVSDRNRRDTADTTRERLVRRYWFVQKNMDQPLNRLAFWWSVLGQLIALVTSSRPDSRAALQGHVRGLRQAWTRAHPLLGEEAGDG; translated from the coding sequence GTGCGTGACAACAGAGACGGCTCTGCAGAATCTCGTCCGGACGTACTCTCTTCGGCGTCCGAGGCGGTCGTGCTCTGCACCCGAAACCGTCCCGAGGCCCTTGCCCGAACCCTTGGGAGTGTTGCTGAACAGCGCCGAGCCCACGACCGCCCGGTGGTGGTGGTAGACGGAAGTGAGCCGGACGAGGCTCGCCGAACGGCCCACGTTGTCCGGCACGGGTTCGGTCGAGAATTGCCATTCTACTACCACCGTTACACTGAGGCGCCGGCCGGCGCGCGCCAGCGAAATGCCGGCGTCGACCTGCTGCCGGCGACGATCCGTGCTGTTCATTTCATCGACGACGACGTGACGCTGCGGCCCGGCTACTTCGAGGGCCTGTGCGAGGTCCTGAATCAACGGCGGCATCTCCTCGGGGTCGGGGGCATCATTGCAGAAGCCGAAGACACCTCCCCGCGCCCCCGGGTTACTTGGAAACACCGCCTATTTCTCCTGCGGACGAACCACCCCAGTCGTGTGCTCCCCTCCGGCCAAACGACGCCGGCGTGGCCGACCGGGAAAAAAGACGTGCAACCCGCCGCGTGGCTTAGCACGTGTGCGTCCAGCTACCGGGCCGAGGTGTTCGATCGGCACCGCTTTGATCCTGCCGTGGAGGGACCATCCCCCCGCCTCGAGGACCTCGACTTTTCGGTTCGGGTGGCGCGGGACGGCCCCCTTGCCGTGGTGCCGGAGGCGCGGTGTGTGCATCGCGTCTCCGACCGGAACCGTCGCGACACCGCGGACACGACGCGGGAGCGTCTCGTCCGGCGGTACTGGTTTGTCCAAAAGAACATGGATCAACCGTTGAACCGCCTCGCGTTTTGGTGGAGCGTGTTGGGCCAGCTCATCGCCCTCGTCACGTCTTCTAGGCCGGATAGCCGGGCGGCCCTCCAGGGGCACGTGCGAGGACTCCGACAGGCGTGGACTCGTGCACATCCGCTTCTCGGTGAAGAGGCGGGCGACGGCTGA
- the otsB gene encoding trehalose-phosphatase yields the protein MPPVVEHPLFFLDYDGTLAPIVDDPDAAVPHPEAPNLLRKLDAQFPLWIVTGRDLQALSSFLDRPYSAIGLHGAQEGVVGRDARSLMSDAAAEALRRLRESVPAVDGLRIEDKDRSFAVHYRAVADEQDARAHLRDWLANLPEVLDAIWGKKVVELRPDGLTKGTAVRRIADQHPDHVPVYLGDDVTDEDAFAALQDMDRNAVSVKVGPGDTRADARLDGPDAVMDYLRRYV from the coding sequence ATGCCTCCTGTTGTCGAACATCCGCTTTTCTTCCTTGACTACGACGGGACACTTGCCCCCATCGTGGACGACCCGGACGCGGCGGTGCCCCACCCCGAGGCCCCGAACCTGCTCCGGAAACTCGACGCGCAGTTCCCCCTCTGGATCGTGACGGGGCGCGATCTGCAGGCCCTCTCCTCATTTCTCGATCGCCCGTACTCGGCAATTGGGCTGCACGGGGCGCAAGAGGGCGTCGTGGGCCGCGACGCCCGCAGCCTCATGTCGGACGCCGCCGCCGAGGCCCTCCGTCGCCTCCGCGAGTCCGTGCCGGCGGTCGACGGGCTCCGGATCGAGGACAAGGACCGTTCCTTCGCGGTCCACTACCGCGCGGTGGCGGACGAGCAGGACGCACGGGCGCACCTCCGGGACTGGCTCGCCAACCTGCCGGAGGTTCTCGACGCCATCTGGGGCAAAAAGGTGGTGGAGCTCCGCCCGGACGGATTGACGAAGGGCACCGCCGTGCGTCGCATCGCGGACCAGCACCCCGATCACGTGCCCGTCTACCTGGGCGACGACGTGACGGACGAGGACGCATTCGCGGCGCTCCAGGACATGGACCGGAACGCCGTCTCCGTGAAGGTCGGCCCCGGCGACACGCGGGCCGATGCCCGACTCGATGGCCCCGACGCCGTCATGGACTACCTGCGTCGGTACGTGTAG
- a CDS encoding glycosyltransferase — MGREHERNVRARIVHMTTVHQPFDPRIFYKQLASLHDAGFDTHLIAPHGCDEEVQGVSIHALPQPDTRWSRVALQPQLFREARELDAALYQIHDPELLPLALLLKKTTGARIVYDMHENYRAKGAVLGRALRALERWAFRWLDHVLIAEASYRSILDGHAVPHTYIANYFRPIGDERPDEAPAIRTPPTRLLYTGTLSSSRGLHAMIDLATSIKCENRAGTIRLAGICRYPKQRAQAEARLRDAGLHEVVERIGWDAYMPPSTMPSHRRWADVGLALFHRHPNHVGSIPTKFYEYLHHGLPLICSDIPLWRRFVERHECGAVVPPGDAGAVLDVLDTWQTAPDQYRRCAENARAAASQYRWAEMGERLVTLYRRMLGAATVSVTGSR, encoded by the coding sequence ATGGGACGAGAGCACGAGCGCAACGTCCGAGCCCGGATCGTGCACATGACGACGGTGCACCAGCCGTTCGACCCGCGCATCTTCTACAAGCAGCTCGCTTCGCTCCACGACGCCGGCTTCGACACGCACCTTATCGCCCCGCACGGATGCGACGAGGAGGTGCAGGGCGTCTCGATTCATGCCCTCCCCCAACCGGACACCCGCTGGTCCCGGGTTGCCCTCCAGCCGCAACTCTTTCGAGAAGCTCGGGAACTGGACGCTGCCTTGTATCAGATTCACGACCCGGAGCTTTTGCCTCTCGCTTTGCTCCTGAAGAAGACGACCGGGGCCCGAATTGTCTACGATATGCACGAGAACTACCGGGCGAAGGGCGCCGTGTTGGGGCGGGCGCTCCGAGCGCTGGAGCGCTGGGCGTTCCGGTGGCTCGACCACGTGCTGATCGCGGAGGCGAGCTATCGGTCGATCCTGGACGGCCACGCGGTGCCCCACACCTACATCGCAAACTATTTCCGTCCAATCGGGGACGAGCGCCCGGACGAGGCCCCGGCGATCCGAACACCCCCGACGCGACTGCTCTACACCGGCACCCTCTCGTCCAGTCGCGGCCTTCATGCGATGATCGATCTGGCCACGTCAATCAAATGTGAGAACCGCGCGGGGACGATCCGACTCGCCGGCATCTGTCGCTACCCAAAACAGCGCGCCCAGGCGGAGGCCCGACTTCGAGACGCGGGGCTCCACGAGGTCGTCGAGCGCATCGGCTGGGACGCCTACATGCCCCCCTCGACCATGCCTTCGCATCGCCGCTGGGCCGACGTAGGACTCGCTCTCTTCCACCGACACCCCAACCACGTGGGCTCGATCCCTACGAAGTTCTACGAGTACCTCCACCATGGCCTGCCTCTCATCTGCTCGGACATTCCCCTGTGGCGACGCTTCGTGGAGCGGCACGAGTGCGGGGCCGTAGTGCCACCGGGCGATGCGGGAGCGGTGCTCGACGTGCTCGACACATGGCAGACCGCCCCAGACCAGTATCGGCGGTGTGCCGAGAATGCCCGGGCCGCCGCGTCGCAGTATCGCTGGGCCGAAATGGGCGAGCGCCTCGTCACCCTCTATCGCCGGATGCTGGGCGCCGCCACTGTCTCGGTCACCGGATCACGCTGA
- a CDS encoding alpha-1,2-fucosyltransferase, with product MPTVIVHGGVGNQLFQYAAGRALSLKTGARLYLETSTFARSSASGGVSRTLRLPRFSVQGQLIRDSVEDRALLEGRFKLYTLLRRASPRLALQTCRVHRDLECPRHFAPHVLEAPGSSLLYGYYQSERYFRPVADTLRTELTLRDGPDGENQRWKSRIEEEKSVSVHVRRGDYTRQGWTLPPAYYRSAIQEMRRTIERPRLFFFSDEMDWVTAHIGALLPDGISHENVRFVEGNEERACEDLRLMKACSHNIISNSTFSWWGAWLNRNERKTVLAPAQWLPGRARDSDIIPERWRTVDF from the coding sequence ATGCCGACAGTGATTGTGCACGGAGGAGTGGGGAATCAACTGTTTCAGTACGCGGCCGGCAGGGCTCTGTCTCTCAAAACGGGGGCTAGGCTCTACCTGGAAACGTCCACGTTTGCCCGTTCTTCAGCCTCCGGAGGTGTGTCACGTACGCTTCGTCTCCCTCGATTTTCTGTACAGGGGCAACTCATCCGAGACTCGGTGGAAGACCGGGCTCTTTTGGAAGGACGATTCAAACTGTATACGCTTCTGAGGCGCGCAAGTCCCAGGCTTGCCCTACAGACATGCAGGGTGCACCGGGACCTGGAATGTCCGCGCCACTTTGCCCCGCACGTGCTGGAGGCCCCTGGCTCGTCGCTGCTATACGGATACTACCAGTCCGAAAGATACTTCCGTCCGGTTGCGGACACGTTGAGGACGGAGCTAACGCTGCGGGACGGGCCGGACGGAGAGAACCAAAGATGGAAATCGCGGATCGAAGAGGAGAAATCAGTGAGCGTGCACGTTCGCCGGGGCGATTACACGAGGCAAGGGTGGACCTTGCCCCCAGCGTACTACCGGTCGGCGATCCAAGAAATGAGACGCACAATTGAGCGTCCGCGTCTGTTTTTCTTCTCGGACGAAATGGATTGGGTAACTGCGCACATCGGTGCGCTTCTTCCGGACGGGATCAGTCATGAAAATGTCCGATTCGTGGAGGGAAATGAAGAGAGGGCGTGCGAAGACCTTCGCCTCATGAAGGCCTGCTCCCACAACATCATTTCCAATAGCACCTTTAGCTGGTGGGGGGCGTGGCTGAACCGCAATGAGAGGAAGACGGTCCTCGCGCCCGCTCAGTGGCTGCCTGGCCGCGCGAGAGACTCCGACATCATCCCAGAAAGGTGGAGGACCGTAGACTTTTGA
- a CDS encoding mannose-1-phosphate guanylyltransferase: protein MKYAVIMAGGIGTRFWPVSRKEHPKQFLDIFGDGTLIQNTIARLQGLVPPERCLVVTHERYVEKTKKQLPAVPEENILAEPISRNTAPCIAYAATTLAKRDPDATMAVLPADHVIGNVARFHDTLDVAFDAAQEREALVTIGIDPTYPATGYGYIQYDGPGADDPALEAYPVRTFAEKPDQSTAERFIDSGDFLWNSGMFIWRADTILDQIETHLPDAHEAFAPVREADGAADPDTLTDAFRQSPRISIDYGVMEQAETVHVVPGTFDWNDVGDWRAVYDLSEKNEHGNVIEGEVIMQDSSRCYVQTEDRLVVLVGIHDKVVVDTGDAVLVCDRESAQQVKQVVEYLHAHQFEEYV from the coding sequence ATGAAGTACGCCGTCATCATGGCCGGAGGCATTGGCACGCGCTTCTGGCCCGTCAGTCGCAAGGAGCACCCCAAGCAATTCCTGGACATCTTCGGCGATGGGACGCTCATTCAGAACACCATCGCGCGGCTTCAGGGGCTCGTGCCGCCGGAGCGTTGCCTGGTGGTCACCCACGAGCGGTACGTGGAGAAGACGAAGAAGCAACTGCCGGCTGTGCCGGAGGAGAACATCCTCGCAGAGCCGATCAGTCGCAACACGGCCCCCTGTATCGCCTATGCGGCCACGACGCTCGCGAAGCGGGACCCGGACGCGACGATGGCGGTCCTCCCGGCCGACCACGTCATCGGGAACGTGGCGCGGTTCCACGACACGCTGGACGTGGCGTTTGACGCCGCCCAGGAGCGTGAGGCCCTCGTCACCATCGGGATCGATCCCACCTACCCGGCCACCGGGTACGGCTACATTCAGTACGACGGACCTGGGGCGGACGACCCGGCCCTGGAGGCCTATCCCGTGCGCACCTTCGCCGAGAAGCCGGACCAGTCCACGGCCGAGCGGTTCATCGATTCCGGCGACTTTCTGTGGAACAGCGGCATGTTCATCTGGCGGGCGGACACGATCCTCGACCAGATCGAGACGCATCTGCCCGACGCCCACGAGGCGTTTGCCCCGGTCCGCGAGGCCGACGGCGCCGCCGACCCCGACACGCTCACCGACGCCTTTCGACAGAGCCCGCGCATTTCCATCGACTACGGGGTGATGGAGCAGGCCGAGACGGTTCACGTGGTGCCGGGCACGTTCGACTGGAACGACGTCGGCGACTGGCGGGCCGTCTACGACCTGAGCGAAAAGAACGAGCACGGCAACGTCATCGAGGGAGAGGTCATCATGCAGGACTCCAGCCGCTGCTACGTCCAGACCGAAGATCGGCTGGTGGTGCTCGTGGGCATCCACGACAAGGTGGTGGTCGACACCGGCGATGCGGTGCTGGTGTGTGACCGTGAGAGTGCCCAGCAGGTCAAGCAGGTGGTGGAGTACCTCCATGCCCACCAGTTTGAGGAATACGTGTGA